In one window of Microtus pennsylvanicus isolate mMicPen1 chromosome 2, mMicPen1.hap1, whole genome shotgun sequence DNA:
- the Mrpl13 gene encoding large ribosomal subunit protein uL13m, whose protein sequence is MSSFSRAPQQWATFARMWYLLDGKMQPPGKLAAIASQRLQGLHKPVYHQLSDCGDHVVIINTRHIAFSGNKWEQKVYSSHTGYPGGFRQVTAAQLHLKDPVAIVKLATYGMLPKNLHRRTMMQRLHLFPDEDIPEDILKNLVEELPRPRKVPKRLDEYSQEEIEAFPRVWAPPEDYRL, encoded by the exons ATGTCCAGCTTCTCTAGGGCGCCTCAG CAATGGGCCACTTTTGCTCGAATGTGGTATCTCCTAGATGGCAAAATGCAGCCCCCTGGCAAACTTGCTGCTATAGCGTCACAAAGGCTTCAAGGATTACACAAACCAGTGTACCATCAACTGA GTGACTGTGGCGATCATGTTGTCATAATAAACACAAGACACATTGCGTTTTCTGGAAACAAATGGGAGCAGAAAGTGTACTCCTCACACACTGG CTACCCAGGTGGATTTAGACAAGTAACAGCTGCACAGCTCCACCTGAAGGACCCAGTGGCG ATTGTGAAATTAGCTACCTATGGCATGCTGCCCAAAAACCTACACAGAAGAACAATGATGCAGAGGCTACATCTTTTTCCAGATGAG GATATTCCAGAAGATATTCTTAAGAATTTAGTGGAAGAGCTTCCTCGGCCACGGAAAGTGCCTAAACGACTGGATGAGTACAGCCAAGAAGAGATAGAGGCTTTCCCAAGAGTGTGGGCTCC ACCTGAAGATTATCGACTGTAG